In Neptuniibacter halophilus, the genomic stretch CTGATGCTGGATAATCATTCGATTCTGCAACATGCTCTGACCGCAGCCCAGCAGGGTGAGGTTTTGGCCTCTGAGCAGCGGGGGATCCATGGCCAGGTCATTGAGGTGCGTACCCATCCGATGCCTCAGGGTGGATTTGTTAATACCTATACCGATATTACCGAGCGTCATCGTTACGCAGAATCTCTGCGACAGAGCGAGCAGTGGATCAGGCTGATCACCGATAACGTACCGGCGCTGATCGCCTTCCTTGATCAGGATCTGAACTTCCGGTTTACCAATAAAGTTTATAACGAATGGTTTGGTAAAGAGGATGGAGTACTCAACGGCAATAACCTGTTTGCGGTCTATACGCCGGAACAGTATGAAGAGCTGCGCCCCTATGTAGAGCGCGCGCTCTCAGGCGAAAACGTCACCTTTGAGGCCTGGCAGCGTAATGCCCGGGGTGAAGCGCGGTATATGCTCAAATCCTATGTCGCCAATATCGACAAAGATGGCCACCCGGACGGTTTCTTCGTTATGATCCGCGACATAACTGAGCGCCGTCGCTCCGCTGAAGCGCTTGAGCTGTCCCACCAGTTACTGGAACAACGTGTCGAAGAGCGTACCTCTGAACTGACTGAGCTGAACGATCAGCTACGTTCTGAAATCTCAGAGCGTGTTGAAGTGGAGGAACGGCTCCGCGAAGCCAAGCTGGAAGCGGAGCAGGCCAACCTCTCGAAAACTAAATTTCTGGCCGCAGTCAGCCATGATCTGTTGCAGCCGCTGAATGCAGCCAGGCTGTTTTCCGGTGCGCTCTCGGAACAGATACAGGACCCGAAAAACTGCTCCCTTGCCCAGTCTGTTTCAAACTCGCTCGACGATGTGGAATCGCTGCTGCGTACGCTGGTGGATATATCCAAGCTGGATGCCGGGGTCGTCACCGCTGATGTGATCAGTTTTCGCATCGAAGACCTGCTCACTACGCTGTCTGCGGAGTTTGGTCAGTTGGCTAATGCAGAAGGGCTGGTATTCCGCTCTGTCTCCTGCCGCGCAGCCGTGCGGTCAGATTCGCAACTGCTGGCGCGAATCCTGCGTAATTTCCTGACCAATGCGATCCGTTATACCCGGCAGGGGCGCATCCTGCTCGGTTGCCGGCGTAGTGGCGATGATCTGTGGATCGAAGTACATGACACCGGGCCGGGTATTCCAGAAAACAAACTGCAGGAGATCTTTCAGGAGTTTAAGCGTCTGGAGCCGGAGCAGCCCGGCAGTGAAAAAGGACTCGGGCTGGGGCTCGCCATTGTCGATAAAATATCCCGGGTGCTGGGGCACGAGATCCGGGTTGAATCGAAAGAGGGGCAAGGCTCAGTGTTTGCCGTAAAAGTACCGCGTGCAGCTTCACTGATGCCACAGGAGCATCTTGGCCCCAATCTGCCGATGTTAACCGAGCGGTTAAACGGCGCCAATATCTGGCTGATCGATAACGATGAGTCGATCTGTCAGGGAATGGACACACTGCTTTCCGGCTGGGGTTGCCGCGTTACTACAGCGCTGTCGTTTGAAGATCTGGCTGAGCAGGTCGACTTCGAAGAGGACCCTGTTGAGCTGCTGATTGCCGATTACCATCTGGATAATGGTGAAAATGGAGTCGATGCGGCCCGCATGGTCACTTCAAGAGTCGAGGTTGATCTGCCGGTGCTGATGATCACCGCTAACTACAGCAAAGAGCTGAATCAGGAGATGCGTGATCTTGGGTTTATTCTGGTGAATAAGCCGGTTAAGCCGCTGAAACTGAAAACCACGATGATTCACCTGCTCAACAGTGCAGGTTAGGCGTGTACAGGGGCTCAGTACGTGTGGCTTTAACAGCCCTTGCTGCATACCGCAGGGCAGGCTTTTGAAAGCAAAACCGGTAACAAATCAGCGCATTATTATCATTTCTCAATAATGGTGATATTTCGTTAGTAGTGTTAGCTGAACCCACCCAAACGGTGGGTTTTCTGTTTCTGCCTCATGGGTATTTATCTCACAGGAAGGAAACATCATGAAGATAGTCGTAACCAGCGATCTTCCATTTACAAAGCTTGATACGACTGATTTGTCAGGTCAGGCATATAACGCTGACTTCGTTGCGTTACGCGATTGTGTATATGAGGAAAATCATGTCTGAACTGATTGAAATGACAGCAATTATCGATGCTAAAGAAGGTTGTGCGGACATCCTGGCAGAAGCTCTACCGGAGTTTGAGCGTTTGAGTAATGATGAGGCGGGCTGTATTGAATTCCGGTTTTTCCGCGAGGAGGGAGATGGAAGGCGCTTTGTCCTTTGGGAGCGGTTTGTAAATCAGGAGGCATTAACAGCGCATATGCAAATGGCGCATACCCGAGCGCTGTTCGGGCAGGGTCTGATAGAAAAGACCTCTGTCATTAAGCATCATCGTGTCACGTAAAGCCCGGGAGGCGATAAAAAAGCCCCTCAACGAGGGGCTTTGCTTTACAACCGTTAAGCGCGATAACGGAACAACGATCTGGGGATCAGCGCTTAAGGTATTCGTTAAAATCGATATTGCCTGCTGAAAGCACTGCCTGTATCCGGTTATGTACGCCCAGCTTGCGCAGAATGGCGGAGACGTGTGCTTTTACCGTAGTTTCGGCGATGTTCAGGTTGTACGCGATCTGTTTATTCGATTCGCCCTTGGACATGCGCTCCAGTACCAGCAACTGACGCCGGGTCAGGGAGGAGAGCAGTTCCGGTGGAATCTGGTTGTCATCATTCCGCTGGGTACGGCGGTTTTCCGGTTGGCTGGAGCGGATAATGTCGGATGGCAGATATACATTACCGGCCAGAATCTGCTGCAGCGCGTCAGCCATCTGATCGCGTGGGGAAGATTTGGTGATAAAGCCAACGGCACCGTAGGTGATGGCCTGCAGGACAATCTGTTTGTCCTCTTCGGCTGATACGATCACCACCGGTACGGTAGGGAGATCATTACGCAGTGTGATCAGACCGTTGAGACCGTTCATGCCCGGCATATTCAGATCAAGCAGGATCAGATCCAGCTCATCTTCATTCTGGGCGATCTCCAGGGCGCTGTCGAGATCATCCGTTTCCAGGGTCTGACATCCGCTGAAGCTGTTTTCAATTACATTGATTATTGCTTCGCGAAAGAGTGGATGATCGTCCGCAATCAGGATCTTGTACACAACAATATCTCCAGTCATTTCTATTTATTTTTATGCTCTCGGCGCATTCACTCATCCTGAGTTTCTGAAAACGGCAGAGGCTCTGCCTGTACCGTCTTCTGGTCGTTCTCAATCCAGCCATCAGAACCGTCCCTGTACCAGTAAAGTCGGTTATAGCCCCACCCTGAGGCCCGCTTTACGGCATTCCATGACATCCAGCAATCGGCACGACAGTAGATAATGATCTCGCGCTGTCGATTACCTTCAGTCAGCCTTTCCAGATGGGAGCTGAAGTAATGCTCCCAATCTTCGTCCAATTCGCCGCGACCCACATTGGGCAACCACACACTACCGGGGATATGGCGGCGTGGCTCCTGCTGAATAAAGACCCGGTTCCAGGTCAGTGGCTGTACATCAATCAGCAAGGGCGGGCGCTCAGCCCTGAGCATATCAACAACCTGGGCTGTGCTCAGGGTTTCTGCATAATCAGAAGAGGCAGGTGTCGGGCTTCGGTACCGATAAAGGCGATAGCCATCGTAAGTATAAAGCTCTAAATCATCCATCTCTTCTGCTGTAGCGGCCATGCTGCAGGGTGCATGGCCAAGCAGAAACAGCGCGATAATGGTACAGAATATCAGGTTTAAAATAGCGAGAATCCTGCAACGATTATTGAGCTTCTATTACACCGTGCGAAAGTGTGTGCCTAAATTCTACCATCAGCCAAAACAACAGGTACGAAAGTACTATTTTGACACACAGCCAGCAGCGCTTATGTTGGGTGAAGGTTTTGTATTCCATCTGACCCCGGGCCACTCCTTGCATGAATATTAGGTTTATCTATCTGTTTTGGCTATGTTTTTTTTCAACCATAACATCGACTTCAGCGGCATCGGACACACCGGTTATCCGCGCGGCTGTGCTGGCTACAGGTACGGTTAACTGGGAACTTCAGCACATCAGCCGGCAGCAACTGGATCTGCAGAATGGTTTTAAGCTGGAGATTACACCCGTGGCATCGCTTGCTGCCGCCAGCCTGGCACTGACCAGCGGCAGCGCTGATACCATTGTTTCGGACTGGCTCTGGGCAAGCGAACGACATGCTCAGGGTTCGGGCATGCGCTTCCTACCTTTTTCCAGTCAGATAGGCGATCTGGTTAAGGCCAAAGGTAGCAATATCACTTCTATCCGTGATCTGCGTGGCAAACGCATTGGGGTAGCGGGCGGACCGATGAATAAAGGCTGGGTGTTGCTGCAGGCTGCTGCGTCTAAACAGGGAATTAACCTGCGTCAGGAAGCAGAGATACAGTTTGGAGCGCCACCGTTGCTCAGCCAGTCACTGAAAAAGGGGCGGGTTGATCTGCTGGTGACCTTCTGGCACTACGGTGCCCGTCTGCAGGCTGAGGGCTACGAGGTGTTGATCAGCCTTGAGCAGTTAATGCAGTCGCTCGGCCTGAAGAGCCAGGTGCCGATGCTCGGCTACCTGTTCCCGGCCACTTATGCTGAACAACACCCTGAGCTGATCGCAGCATTCAGCCGGGCGGTGACCGGAGCAAAGCAACAGTTGAACGCTGATATGCGTTACTGGCAAACCCTGCGACCCTTAATGAAAGCCGGCTCAGAATCGATTTTTCAGGCGCTGGTCAGCGGTTATCGTCAGGGGATACCTGCGCCAATAAGCGCGGATCAGATCGCAGATGCGGCGCGCTTCTATCGGATAATCGATCAGTTGCGTCAGCAACCAAGGGGCGATCAACTGGCGCCTGAGCTGTTCCTGGTGCTGCAGCCATGAGTCAATCTGGCACGCACGCCCAGCGTCTCAGAGATCAGTGGCTGGCTATACTGGTACTGCTGCTGTTCTGGTGGCTGGCCGCCTGGTTTGTAGCGGATCCCTTATTGCCGGGGCCGGGGCAGGTGATGACGGCAATACAGGTTGAATGGCAGCAGGGCAGGCTGCTGCATAATCTCTGGGTCACACTGGAGCGGGTCGGCGTCAGTTTCTGCTTTGCCATGATTCTGGGTGGCATACTGGGTGTGCTGATGGGGCGCTTTGCCAGTGTTAACCGCCTGCTTGATCCACTGCTGATCATACTTCTGAATATCCCGGCACTGGTGGTGATTATTCTTTTATATATCTGGTTCGGGCTGGTAGAGGTGGCTGCGGTCAGTGCCGTGATTATCAATAAGCTGCCTAACGTAGCCGTGGCGCTTCGTGAAGGTGGCAGGATGTTTGATCCAAAGCTGGAGGAGATGGCCCGGCTTTACCGTTTTACCTTCTGTCAGAAGCTGACGGAAGTGTGGTGGCCACAGTTATTCCCTTACGTGATGGTGGCGACCCGCGGTGGGCTGGCGCTGATCTGGAAAATTGTGCTCGTAGTCGAACTGCTGGGCCGCTCCGATGGGGTCGGCTTCCAGCTTCATCTGGCATTTCAACTGTTCGATGTGGCCACGATTCTGGCCTACAGTTTTGCTTTTATCCTGATCGTACAGCTCATTGAATGGTTTATTCTGCAGCCGCTGGATCGTAAGGCTACGCGCTGGCAGGAGGTGAGTCATGTTTAACTGTCAGGTCCAGCCCGTGCAGGGTGGTGGGCGACTCATTCTCGACAGAATCGGTTTTACCGTCGCGCCGGGCGAAACGATCTGTATTCTCGGCCCGTCAGGTTGCGGCAAAAGCACACTGCTGAATCAGTTGGCCGGTCTCGGACGTGCGCCCGCCTGGCAGGCGGGTTCGCCGGATACCGGCTATCTGTTTCAGGAACCGCGTCTGCTTCCCTGGCGCACGGTGATGCAGAATCTGTTACTGGTTGAACCGGACCCTGATAAGGTTATATCGCTGTTGCAGCAGGTTGGGCTGGCTGAGTACACCGGCTACTATCCGACCCAGATATCCCTCGGGATGGCGCGGCGGGTTGCGCTGGTTCGCTGTCTGCTTATTCAGCCGGAACTGGTGCTGATGGATGAACCACTGGCGTCGCTCGATCTGAATACGGCCGATGAGATGCTGGCACTGATTCGTAAGCTGATCGTCGATGATCCGGCTCGGTCATTAATCTACGTCACCCATCAGATTGATGAAGCGCTTGCACTGGCGGACCGGATTATTGTCATGACCGGATCACCCGGGAGGATTGTGCTCGATAGCAGGGTGGAGCAAACCGACCGAACCGGGTTAGAATCGCTGCTCAGGAAAAAGGTGATTTAACTATTGTAACTGGCTGAATTATAAGGAAGTAGGATGAGCGCAAGGCCGTTTTATATATTACCCTGTATCGTCCTTGCGCAACTGCTGGGTTCCTCTACCTGGTTTGCCGGCAACGCCATTCTGCCGATTCTGCAACAGCAGTGGGGCCTGCCCGACAGCGCTGTGGCACCGCTGACCAATGCTGTGCAGTTTGGATTTATTCTGGGGGCACTTTTGTTCTCTCTGTTGGCGCTGGCAGATCGGCTTTCACCCCGGGTACTGTTTTGTCTCTGTGCCTGTGGCACAGCCCTGTTTAACCTGCTGATCGTCTTCTGGGCCAGTCGTCTGGAGGAGGTGCTCTGGTTGCGTTTTCTGGGCGGGATGCTGCTGGCTGGTGTTTACCCGGTGGGTATGAAGATTGCCACCGGCTGGTATCCGGAGGGCTTAGGCCGTGCGCTCGGCTATCTGGTTGGCGCGCTGGCAGTGGGTACCTCTTCGGCACACTTTTTCTCGGCGCTGCCGTTTACCGGCTGGCAGCCGGTTATCTATCTGTGTAGCGCCTGTGCGGTCCTTGGCGGGCTTCTGGTGCTGATCTTTGTTCCCGATGGCCCGGCCTTACATAAAGGCGGTGCACTTAAACTGAGGGATTTGTGGCAGGCTGCCCGGCACAAACCTCTGCGTGCATCGGCCGGTGGCTACTTTGGCCATATGTGGGAGCTGTATGCGGTCTGGGCGCTGGTGCCTTACTGGCTGAATGCCTGGCAGAGCTATCACGGCGTTGAGATCAACACGCCGTTCTGGTCGTTCTATATCATCGCGATCGGTGGTTTGGGTTGTGTGCTGGGGGGTTATGCCTCGCAACGAATCGGCAGTCGTCAAGTAGCCAGCCTGATGCTGCTTATCTCAGGCCTGTGTTGTCTGCTGTCACCTCTGGCGATGCAGTGGTCACTCGGTTTGATGCTGCTGTTCTGGACGATATGGGGAATCGCGGTGGTAACCGATTCACCCCAGTTTTCTGCACTTTCTGCCCGGACTGCACCCAAAGCGGTGGTCGGGAGTGCATTAACCATGATTAATGCCGTCGGTTTCAGTATTACCATTGTTGCGGTGCAGATCAGCGCGATGCTACTCGAATCGCTGGCAGTGGAGTGGATTATGCTGTTGTTGTTTCCGGGGCCGGTGCTGGGGCTGCTCAGCCTTTACCGGCTCAAGAAGCTCCAGCCCGGTCTGTGAAGATCAGCGGCCGGATTTTTGTGGATTAAACCCGGTGACGGCCATCAGTGTGAAAAACAGTGTGGTGCCTGCGGTAATTCCGAGCGCTTCAGGATTAAGCCGGGAATAGAGTGCAAAGCGAACCAGTTCCACTGCATGAGTGAAGGGATTTACCTGACAGATCCAGTAGAGCCAGTCACTGGCTTCCTGCATCTTCCACAACGGGTAGAGCGCTGAGGATAGGAAGAACATCGGGAAGATGACAAAGTTCATCACCCCGGCAAAGTTCTCCAGTTGGCGGATTCGGGTGGACAGGAACAGGCCCAGCGAACTCAGCAGCAAAGCTACCAGCAGTAAGGCGGGTAACACATGCAGATAACCCATCAGGGGCGGTTCCACATCAACCAGCAGGGCGATCAGGAGGAAGGCATAAACCTGTGTCAGCGAGATCAACGCCGTGGCTACCATCTTACAGCACAGCAGGTAGGGCCTTGGCAGCGGGCTCATCAGTAATACACGCATACTGCCCATCTCCCGGTCATACACCATCGACAGGCTGCTCTGCATGCCGTTGAACAGCAGAATCATGCAGCACAGGCCCGGTGCGATATAAGTTTCGTAGGTGATGTAGGTGTCATAAGGCTGAATGATCGCGATCCCCAGCGCTGCGCGAAAACCGGCAGCGAACACGATCAGCCAGAGCAGGGGGCGCACCAGCGCACTGAGAAAACGCGAGCGTTGCTGCACAAAGCGCAGAAACTCGCGTACCAGAATGCCACGGAAACAGTGCCAGTAACCTAAAGCGCTCATGAGGCCTCCTGTATACCGGTCAGTTGGTGGAATGCGTCTGTCAGATTATCTGCACCGCTGCTGTTCAGCATCGCCTGGGCCTGATCACAGATAAGAATGCGACCTTGATGCAGCAGTATCACCGGATCATCGGGCTGCACCTCCTCCATCAAATGGGTAGCCCAGAGCACGGTCAGGTTCTGCGACAGGCACAACCCGCGCACGTACTGATTGAGGCTGCGCCGGGTCTGGGGATCAAGGCCCACGGTGGGCTCATCGAGCAGCAGTATCTCCGGTTCATGCAACAGGGCGCGTGCGATCTCAACCCGGCGCCGATGACCGCCGTTAAGTTTACGGACTTTGTCGTTGGCCCGTTCCGTCATTTGCATGCGGTTGAGCTCAGCGTCAATCTTCTGTTCGGCTGTGCGGGTATCGATGCCATGCAGAGAGGCGTGATAAAGCAGGTTCTGCCGAACCGTCAGATCCAGATCCAGTGTGGATTGCTGGAATACAACACCAATACGCCGCATCAGTCCGGCAGGTTGCTTGCGGATACTCAGATTATCGATGCTGATATCGCCACTCTGCAGTGCATTCAGGCGGGTGATCAGCGAGAACAGGGTCGACTTGCCTGCACCGTTAGGGCCAAGCAGGGCATTGAAGCTGCCCGGACTCAGTTCGAAGCTGATATCGCTGAGGGCCTGACGTGGCCCATAACTGAAACTCAGTGATTCTACTCGGATACTCATGGCTACTCTTAAACCGATAAAGGCCCGCGCTGCCATTTCGTATTAAAACGAAGCTGGCAGCCGGGCCTGTTAACTCAGGTGTGGGCTAATCAGGGCGTTACACGCACACCCCAGGGGTAGCGGCCCACTTTAATACTTTTAACGGCCTTCATTTTGCTGATATCGATGACCGAAACGTCGCCACTGATGCCGTTGGTTGTCAGGAGCATGCTCTGATCCTGATTGAAGTCCATATGCCACACCCGGCGGCCCACCAGAATGTAATCCTCAACCTCATAGGTCTGCGCATTGACCACGGCAACATGGTTAGACGGGCCCAGTGCAACAAAAGCATAGCGACCATCGTCGGTCAGGCGGATGCCTACCGGCTGAATCTTATCCGGGTGCACGCCTTTAATCTCGAAATTCAGTTTCTTAAAGATCTGCCGGGTTGCCACATCGATAACCGATACCGTGCCACCGATCTCTGAGCTGGCCCAGAGGATCTTGCTGTCTTTGCTGAATTCTACGTGACGAGGACGCTGATCAACCAGTGTGTTATCGACCAGTTCATAGGTAGAGGTATCGATCCAGTGAACCATATTGGTGGTTTCACTGGTATTTACAGCGATTTTTCCGTCAGGGCTGACCGCCATGCCTTCAGGCTCTACACCTACGTCGATCTGGGCCAGTACTTCACTGGTCTCGGTATCAACAATGGTCACCAGCGCATCATCCTCATTAGAGATATACAGGTGACGGTCGTTTGGGTGCAGGGCGAACTGTTCAGGGTCTTCGCCGGAGGGCAGCTCTTTAATGATGGTTTTGGTTGCCAGATCCATCACCTGAACGGTGTCCGAATCTGAAGCGCAAATATACAGTTTCTTGTGATCTTTAGAGAACAGAATGCCGCGTGGTCGCTCGCCCACCTCGATGGTATCGGTGACTTCCATGGTGTTCAGGTCGATCACCGAAATCGTATCGTCTTTCTCATTGGAAACATAAGCCAGCTCGGCCATCGCAACCGGGGAGGCGAGTACCATCGCCGCAGCCACCGGTTTGAGTAAATTTTTAAATTTCATAACAGCTCCTTAACCTTATTATTTGCTGCACTTAACTTCAGATTTGTCGAACCCCAGAGTATCCAGTTCATTGCTCGGATGGAGGAAACCCTCCTGCGGAGACTGAGATACCAGTGAACGGGGGTGTACTAATGGAATCGGTTGACGTAGCTGGCCGTTCCATTCCCGATAATTGAGCTTGCGGCCCTTAAAGCCTGCCAGTTCAAACTGATCAGAATGGATGTAACCAGAGACTGTGGTGCTGTCCGCTTTGCCGGTACGGGTGACCGCCTCTGCCACCGAACGCACGCCGGCCCAGGCTGCGTAATCTTTGCTGGTCATCCAGCGTCCGGTCAGCTTGTCGAAACGGCTTTGCAGTTGTGCCGCGCCCCACTGCTCAACAACCCGGTGCCAGGCAACCGGGGAGAGGCCCTGAGTACCCACAACCGGGCGCGGGAGCCAGGTGTTGTAGAGCACATATTCACCGAAGTCACCGCGTTCATCAGCCACAAAGACAACATCGTATTCTTTGCCCTGAGTGAACAGGGGAAGCTCTTTCTGCGCGGTGCGTCGCAGGTCGGTATCAAATGACCACTCTTTTTCCGCCACGGTTTTGATGCCGAAACGCTTGGCTGCACGTTTAAAGGCGGCGGAGTAAGCTTTATCTTCGTCGGTCGGGCCGGTAATGATCAGTACCTTGCTCAGACGTTTGGCTTTCAGCCACTGAGCAAGTGCATCGTTTAACATTGCACGGCTTGGCAGGGTGTGCAGCACCCGGCTGTCGCAGGATTCCTTTCGCAAACGGTCATCCGCAGAGCCGGCATTGAAAATCAGCGCCTCAGGGCCCAGTGCAGCAGTAATCTTCTGCAGGGTATCCGCGCGGCTGTTAATCACGAAAAAGCGCTGACCGGACTGATACAGTTCAGTTGCCTGTTTCACCAGTTCGTCGGCCTGATCGCTGCTGATACTGTTCAGCAGGTATTTCTGCTTGAGGAAACGGCCGGTGGTGTTGCTGTCCTTGATACCCAGTTCGGCACCGCGCAGACCTGAGTCTTCGGGTTCAGGCAGAATATTGGAGAGAACCGGGCCTGAATCTACCTCCTGCTGAAGATAGTTGATGCTGATCTCAAGATTGGCGCTGACGCTGCCGGAAAGGGCCAGACCCGTGA encodes the following:
- a CDS encoding ABC transporter permease; this translates as MSQSGTHAQRLRDQWLAILVLLLFWWLAAWFVADPLLPGPGQVMTAIQVEWQQGRLLHNLWVTLERVGVSFCFAMILGGILGVLMGRFASVNRLLDPLLIILLNIPALVVIILLYIWFGLVEVAAVSAVIINKLPNVAVALREGGRMFDPKLEEMARLYRFTFCQKLTEVWWPQLFPYVMVATRGGLALIWKIVLVVELLGRSDGVGFQLHLAFQLFDVATILAYSFAFILIVQLIEWFILQPLDRKATRWQEVSHV
- a CDS encoding YVTN family beta-propeller repeat protein, with the protein product MKFKNLLKPVAAAMVLASPVAMAELAYVSNEKDDTISVIDLNTMEVTDTIEVGERPRGILFSKDHKKLYICASDSDTVQVMDLATKTIIKELPSGEDPEQFALHPNDRHLYISNEDDALVTIVDTETSEVLAQIDVGVEPEGMAVSPDGKIAVNTSETTNMVHWIDTSTYELVDNTLVDQRPRHVEFSKDSKILWASSEIGGTVSVIDVATRQIFKKLNFEIKGVHPDKIQPVGIRLTDDGRYAFVALGPSNHVAVVNAQTYEVEDYILVGRRVWHMDFNQDQSMLLTTNGISGDVSVIDISKMKAVKSIKVGRYPWGVRVTP
- a CDS encoding ABC transporter substrate-binding protein — encoded protein: MPTLPTKLSTSVLLTGLALSGSVSANLEISINYLQQEVDSGPVLSNILPEPEDSGLRGAELGIKDSNTTGRFLKQKYLLNSISSDQADELVKQATELYQSGQRFFVINSRADTLQKITAALGPEALIFNAGSADDRLRKESCDSRVLHTLPSRAMLNDALAQWLKAKRLSKVLIITGPTDEDKAYSAAFKRAAKRFGIKTVAEKEWSFDTDLRRTAQKELPLFTQGKEYDVVFVADERGDFGEYVLYNTWLPRPVVGTQGLSPVAWHRVVEQWGAAQLQSRFDKLTGRWMTSKDYAAWAGVRSVAEAVTRTGKADSTTVSGYIHSDQFELAGFKGRKLNYREWNGQLRQPIPLVHPRSLVSQSPQEGFLHPSNELDTLGFDKSEVKCSK
- a CDS encoding ABC transporter ATP-binding protein — its product is MFNCQVQPVQGGGRLILDRIGFTVAPGETICILGPSGCGKSTLLNQLAGLGRAPAWQAGSPDTGYLFQEPRLLPWRTVMQNLLLVEPDPDKVISLLQQVGLAEYTGYYPTQISLGMARRVALVRCLLIQPELVLMDEPLASLDLNTADEMLALIRKLIVDDPARSLIYVTHQIDEALALADRIIVMTGSPGRIVLDSRVEQTDRTGLESLLRKKVI
- a CDS encoding ABC transporter ATP-binding protein, with amino-acid sequence MSIRVESLSFSYGPRQALSDISFELSPGSFNALLGPNGAGKSTLFSLITRLNALQSGDISIDNLSIRKQPAGLMRRIGVVFQQSTLDLDLTVRQNLLYHASLHGIDTRTAEQKIDAELNRMQMTERANDKVRKLNGGHRRRVEIARALLHEPEILLLDEPTVGLDPQTRRSLNQYVRGLCLSQNLTVLWATHLMEEVQPDDPVILLHQGRILICDQAQAMLNSSGADNLTDAFHQLTGIQEAS
- a CDS encoding response regulator, translated to MYKILIADDHPLFREAIINVIENSFSGCQTLETDDLDSALEIAQNEDELDLILLDLNMPGMNGLNGLITLRNDLPTVPVVIVSAEEDKQIVLQAITYGAVGFITKSSPRDQMADALQQILAGNVYLPSDIIRSSQPENRRTQRNDDNQIPPELLSSLTRRQLLVLERMSKGESNKQIAYNLNIAETTVKAHVSAILRKLGVHNRIQAVLSAGNIDFNEYLKR
- a CDS encoding MFS transporter yields the protein MSARPFYILPCIVLAQLLGSSTWFAGNAILPILQQQWGLPDSAVAPLTNAVQFGFILGALLFSLLALADRLSPRVLFCLCACGTALFNLLIVFWASRLEEVLWLRFLGGMLLAGVYPVGMKIATGWYPEGLGRALGYLVGALAVGTSSAHFFSALPFTGWQPVIYLCSACAVLGGLLVLIFVPDGPALHKGGALKLRDLWQAARHKPLRASAGGYFGHMWELYAVWALVPYWLNAWQSYHGVEINTPFWSFYIIAIGGLGCVLGGYASQRIGSRQVASLMLLISGLCCLLSPLAMQWSLGLMLLFWTIWGIAVVTDSPQFSALSARTAPKAVVGSALTMINAVGFSITIVAVQISAMLLESLAVEWIMLLLFPGPVLGLLSLYRLKKLQPGL
- a CDS encoding rhodanese-like domain-containing protein, encoding MAATAEEMDDLELYTYDGYRLYRYRSPTPASSDYAETLSTAQVVDMLRAERPPLLIDVQPLTWNRVFIQQEPRRHIPGSVWLPNVGRGELDEDWEHYFSSHLERLTEGNRQREIIIYCRADCWMSWNAVKRASGWGYNRLYWYRDGSDGWIENDQKTVQAEPLPFSETQDE
- a CDS encoding hybrid sensor histidine kinase/response regulator is translated as MAEQSLQQRVAELEEQNRKLKKINKVLVERVEAGGGQGANAYAAFEHSVILAEQVRERTEALNRVLSELKVSHRALTLANNQAALANQRLVDAIESISDAFVLFDENRKIVLFNSKFSAVWASTGLTIRTGITIQDISRLARESGLIDEEYPATGAEVGSKVFRLRDGRWVQMSERPTQDGGLVILYTDITALKEREMADREHALALKTKLLQNTVDNLSQGVVLVTPEGRVELWNDRFLDLTGVEASQVESYPPFAALMLDNHSILQHALTAAQQGEVLASEQRGIHGQVIEVRTHPMPQGGFVNTYTDITERHRYAESLRQSEQWIRLITDNVPALIAFLDQDLNFRFTNKVYNEWFGKEDGVLNGNNLFAVYTPEQYEELRPYVERALSGENVTFEAWQRNARGEARYMLKSYVANIDKDGHPDGFFVMIRDITERRRSAEALELSHQLLEQRVEERTSELTELNDQLRSEISERVEVEERLREAKLEAEQANLSKTKFLAAVSHDLLQPLNAARLFSGALSEQIQDPKNCSLAQSVSNSLDDVESLLRTLVDISKLDAGVVTADVISFRIEDLLTTLSAEFGQLANAEGLVFRSVSCRAAVRSDSQLLARILRNFLTNAIRYTRQGRILLGCRRSGDDLWIEVHDTGPGIPENKLQEIFQEFKRLEPEQPGSEKGLGLGLAIVDKISRVLGHEIRVESKEGQGSVFAVKVPRAASLMPQEHLGPNLPMLTERLNGANIWLIDNDESICQGMDTLLSGWGCRVTTALSFEDLAEQVDFEEDPVELLIADYHLDNGENGVDAARMVTSRVEVDLPVLMITANYSKELNQEMRDLGFILVNKPVKPLKLKTTMIHLLNSAG
- a CDS encoding ABC transporter substrate-binding protein yields the protein MLATGTVNWELQHISRQQLDLQNGFKLEITPVASLAAASLALTSGSADTIVSDWLWASERHAQGSGMRFLPFSSQIGDLVKAKGSNITSIRDLRGKRIGVAGGPMNKGWVLLQAAASKQGINLRQEAEIQFGAPPLLSQSLKKGRVDLLVTFWHYGARLQAEGYEVLISLEQLMQSLGLKSQVPMLGYLFPATYAEQHPELIAAFSRAVTGAKQQLNADMRYWQTLRPLMKAGSESIFQALVSGYRQGIPAPISADQIADAARFYRIIDQLRQQPRGDQLAPELFLVLQP
- a CDS encoding ABC transporter permease, with product MSALGYWHCFRGILVREFLRFVQQRSRFLSALVRPLLWLIVFAAGFRAALGIAIIQPYDTYITYETYIAPGLCCMILLFNGMQSSLSMVYDREMGSMRVLLMSPLPRPYLLCCKMVATALISLTQVYAFLLIALLVDVEPPLMGYLHVLPALLLVALLLSSLGLFLSTRIRQLENFAGVMNFVIFPMFFLSSALYPLWKMQEASDWLYWICQVNPFTHAVELVRFALYSRLNPEALGITAGTTLFFTLMAVTGFNPQKSGR
- a CDS encoding putative quinol monooxygenase, which encodes MSELIEMTAIIDAKEGCADILAEALPEFERLSNDEAGCIEFRFFREEGDGRRFVLWERFVNQEALTAHMQMAHTRALFGQGLIEKTSVIKHHRVT